TATTACCATAACCGGTAGGGTGGTAGATGAAAAAGGTTTACCGTTGCCAGGTGTAACCGTTAAGGTAAAGAATACAAAAACGGCAGCGGCGTCAGACATCAATGGTAACTACAAGATCAGTGTGCCTGATGTGAGCGCTGTGCTGGTATTTTCATTTGTAGGTTATGAATCGCAGGAAGCCGCTGTTGCCGGCCGCACCACTATTAATATCTCTCTGAAAGCTCAAAACACAGGTTTGAATGAGATTGTGGTGGTTGGTTATGGTACCCAAAAGTCTAAAGATTTGACTGGTTCTGTAAGCTTTGTTACTGCCGAGAACATGAATAAAGGCCCGCAATTAACACCGCAGCAGATGCTTCAGGGTAAAGCGGCCGGTATTAACATTGCACAAAATAGTGGTAAACCTGGTGGTTCCAACACCATCAGAATTCGTGGTGGTCAATCGTTGACCCAGTCTAACGAGCCACTTTACGTAATTGACGGTGTGCCTATTGCGGTATCTAACCAGGGCCAGTCTAACATTGCGGTAAGTGGTACAGACGTATTTGACGAAGAAGCCATCAACCCGTTGCAAACGCTGAACGCCAATGATATCGAATCTATTTCGGTGTTGAAGGATGCATCTGCGGCGGCAATTTATGGGGCAAGAGCGGCAAACGGCGTTATCATTATTGTTACTAAAAGCGGTAAAAATGGTAAGGCACAAGTTTCTTACAATGGTTCGGCCAGCGTGTCAAATGTTGCCAAAGAACTGAACATGCTATCTGCAGATCAGTACCGCAGCTTAATCAAAACACTTAGCTTACCAATTGACGATAAAGGCGCCAGCACCAACTGGCAGGACCAAATTTATCGTACTGCTTACAGCAGCGACCATAACGTTGCGCTGTCTGGCGGCACCGATAAAACAAGTTACCGCACCTCTTTAGGCTATAGCAATCAGCAGGGTATTGTGCGCAGCTCAAGCATTGAGCAGGCCAATGTTACCATAAACCTAACCCACAAAGCATTGAATGACCGTTTGAAATTTGATTTTCACTTAAACTACGGTCAGAACAAGCAGCACGTAGCGCCAATTTCAAACACAGTGGGTAGCGAGTTAGGTACCAGTATGAACTACGAGGCTTATGTATTTAATCCTACTTACCCGGTTTATGATCCTAATGGCAATTACTACAATATTCCGCCATATCGTGTTAACCCTGTATCATTCTCTACCGAGGTAACAGATCAAAAAGCCAATCAGCGTATCCTGGGTAACTTAACAACCTCATACAAAATTCTTGACCCGCTGAGTATTAACGTAACGTTGGGTTATACCCGCACCGGTACAGATCGTAATACCTACATTGATAAATCAAAAGGTAACAGCCCGCTGGGCAACGGTTTAAACGGTTGGGCCAGCATGCAGAAGTTTTCTGATTACAGCAAGCTGTCAGAAACCATTTTGCGCTTTGCCAAAACCTACGGAAAGCATGATATAGAGGCTTTGGCCGGCTACTCATACCAGTATTTTTACTCAGAGAGCAGCAGAATAACTGCCAACAACTTCTTGTCTGACAACTTTATGTGGAACGCATTGCAGGCTGCCGGGACACCTGCTACAGTAAGCAGCGGAGCTGGAGACAACAAGCTGATATCTTTCTATACCCGTGCTAACT
This region of Mucilaginibacter yixingensis genomic DNA includes:
- a CDS encoding TonB-dependent receptor — translated: MKFTVLLLAVTLLQAKASIFAQKINLSVKDASLTEVITKIRMQTQIDILYNNSAVSGMKPITLEAKNEDLKVVLNKCFKDQPLTYKMVGNTILITPKPEEEPAPVENEKPAAITITGRVVDEKGLPLPGVTVKVKNTKTAAASDINGNYKISVPDVSAVLVFSFVGYESQEAAVAGRTTINISLKAQNTGLNEIVVVGYGTQKSKDLTGSVSFVTAENMNKGPQLTPQQMLQGKAAGINIAQNSGKPGGSNTIRIRGGQSLTQSNEPLYVIDGVPIAVSNQGQSNIAVSGTDVFDEEAINPLQTLNANDIESISVLKDASAAAIYGARAANGVIIIVTKSGKNGKAQVSYNGSASVSNVAKELNMLSADQYRSLIKTLSLPIDDKGASTNWQDQIYRTAYSSDHNVALSGGTDKTSYRTSLGYSNQQGIVRSSSIEQANVTINLTHKALNDRLKFDFHLNYGQNKQHVAPISNTVGSELGTSMNYEAYVFNPTYPVYDPNGNYYNIPPYRVNPVSFSTEVTDQKANQRILGNLTTSYKILDPLSINVTLGYTRTGTDRNTYIDKSKGNSPLGNGLNGWASMQKFSDYSKLSETILRFAKTYGKHDIEALAGYSYQYFYSESSRITANNFLSDNFMWNALQAAGTPATVSSGAGDNKLISFYTRANYNYDSRYLVTATLRRDGSSRFGANNKWGYFPSGSVAWRISQEKFFKVKPISDLKLRASYGVTGNQDISNLLSQSLLSPSSTGYIIGGTRYTLIGPSQLQNPNIKWESTKQLDLGLNFALFNNRLHGTVDYYNKQTNDLLLSIILPQPTVITRQTNNVGSVENKGFEIELGGTIIDHKDFNWDANIVFSRNMNKVISLSNSVFKSANIQSYPVQGTVSGGNTQIIMPGQPLGTFYGPVYTGLNSSGMETYAPGGNQIIGNAQPNFTYGLSNTFRYKQFTLTANMRGSYGNKVYNLTANNLGYKKLLPGKNALASVVDDGVSASQPQTFSSRWIESGSFLRMDNATLGYDVKLKTAAISGLRVYLNAQNLFLITKYSGVDPEVNAETSRTGTAPLGIDYLGYPRARTFSMGVNLTFN